The Phycisphaerales bacterium genome segment GACCCGCGACTCAACCACCGGGTCACGCCGATCGCGGGCGTGATGGCGCAAGAGTGCGGCGACGTGCTCCGCGAGTTCTTCAAAGACCTGCGGTCGCGCTGACCGGGGCGCCTTCGGGCTGCTCCTGGAAACCCTGCGGGGCAAACCGCTTCAGGAGATTCACGGCGGCGCCGTAGTTCTCAAGCCGTGTAACGGTTGCGATCGGCCGTGCATCCCCGAAAGCGAACAGCTTCAGCTTCGGCGCGGGGAGCGTCGCTCGCGAGGCCTCCACACGTGTGACATCCTTCCACCGCACCGATCGGTCCTTCCCCTGATCTGCCGCAACTTTCACACCCACCGCTCGCAGGCACAGCGGCCCGAACCGCACTTCGCCATTGTCCTTCAGTTGATGCTCAAGCCTGTCCGCGATTGCGCCCTCGATGGCCGATAGCCCGTCGTCCATTGCTCTGTCCGGTTCAAACTCCTCATTACCGGCCACCGGCAGCTTTGGCACCTCGTTGTACCGGCACATAAATCGGATGGTCCTCCGGCCCGCCTTGACGCGCACCTTCAGGTTCGTCCGCACGTACAACCCGAACTTGTAGTACCGCGACGCGCGGCACTCAAGTGTTTCTATCCGGGCCAGCGGCGTCACCTTCTTGAGTGGGCCCCAACGGTCCACGATCCGGTCGCTCCAGATCTCAATCACCCTGTACAGCCCGCGAAGGCCGAGCACCGAGTAGTAGAAAAACGGGAACGTCAACGCCGCGGCCACCGCGAAGATAATCCAGCTTTTTCCGTCGATCTGACCCAACGTTCCCCGGCGTTGTTGGTCGAATAAGTACGCCAAGCCAAAGGCCACGACGCACAGGAACGGCAGCAGACCCAGGACGAGGAAAGGCGTGCCAAATACACGATCGGTCCAGTCGTGCTTGCGCACACAGCGAAGATGATCTCTGTCGGTCGGATTCATCCGGCTGCATCCTACCCAACCATGCCACCCGTACCCTTGGCACGTGCCCGAGCTGCCCGAGGTTGAACGCGTCCGCCGCACGCTGGAGCCGCACCTGGTGGGCCGCCGCCTCGCCCGCGGTGTCCTCCACCGCGCGGATATCTGCCACTCCTACCAGCGCACCGCCAAGGGCATTACCGAGAAGGACACCACGCCTTCGGACCTGCTCGCCGGCGACACCGTGCACTCGCTGCTGCGTCACGGCAAGCAGCTCGCCATCATCGGCGAGTCCCGCCGCTGCATCACCGTGCACCTCGGGATGTCCGGCCAACTCCTCTGGAGACCAAAGGGCACCGAGCTCCCCGCGACGCACGTGCACGCCCAGTGGCTCGTCGAGGCCCGCAAGGGGCAACCGACAGGCACGCTCGTCTTCCGGGACCCCCGCCGCTTCGGCGGGCTGTGGACCTTCGACTCCCTGGCCTCCCTGCGCGAAGCCCGCTGGTCCAAACTGGGACCTGACGCCCTGGAGGTCACCGCCAATCACCTGATCGAGGCACTCAATCGGAGCAAGCGGCCCATCAAGGCCGCGCTGCTCGACCAGGAGGTCATCGCTGGCGTCGGCAACATCTACGCGGACGAGGCCCTCTTCCTGGCCGGCATCAAGCCACAACGGCTCGCACGGCGTGTGAAGCCCGAGGAGCACCGGAGGCTGGTCCCGGCCCTGCGGACGGTCCTGGAGCGGTCTATTGCCTCGGGCGGCTCGACCTTGCGGGACTACGTGGACGCGGAGGGCCGCAAGGGCACGGCCCAGCAGACCCACGCCGTGTACGGGCGGGGCGGCGAGCCCTGCCCCCAGTGCGGGCGGACGCTCAGGCAGGGGGTCGTGGGCGGGCGTACGACGGTCTGGTGCTCCCGCTGCCAGAAGTGAGCGTGGGCGTTATCCACATGGAGCAGGCGTGCCGCGAGCGGGCTCGGGAGGGGCTTTTCGCGTGAGGGTCCGGGAGCTCTCTTCTAAAGAAGAGATGAGAAACTCTCATCGTCATAGTAAGAAGCGCTGTCGGGATGTGGACAACTCGTGTGGAACTCTCCAACTCCCGTGATTCACAGCACTTCTGTGGGGTCGCGGAAATCCCAACCTGTCACCTGTGTGTCAGTCATCGCGCCCGGCGCGCACCTGCGCGGGGCTGTCGGTTGGCGGTGAGCCCTGGCATACATGAAAGGGCGAGCGCCCCCGCGCGCCGGTGCCACTCCATCCACACCGTGTCCACACGCTTCCTGTCACTTGCCCGCCCCTGAGACAACCCCAACTGAACACGACCTTTGCGCGCGGGGAAGCCCCGGCCGACGAGCCCGAAGCGCAAGCGAGGGAGTTTGAATGGAGAACGGAAACCCTCGCTCGCGCGTCGGGCTCGTTGCGAGACGCTCGGGAAAGCACTCAGCCCGCCTGCGCGCCCCGCGGGTTGCGGACCTTCTCCTCCAGCGACCGCACTACGAGGTCGAAGTCCGCGTCGCCGCCGCGCTTGGTGTCGACCGTGCGGATGGCGTGCATGACCGTCGTGTGGTCGCGCCCGCCGAAGAACCCGCCGATCTCCTCCAGCGAGTGCCTCGTGCAGCGGCGGGAGAGGTACATGCACACCTGACGCGGCAGGGCGATCGACCGCTGCCGGTGCTTGCCCTGGAGATCGGCCAGGCGGATCGAGTAGAACTCCGTCACCGCCGAGATGATGTTCTGGATCGTCGGCTCTCCCACGATCGCGGGGGCCTGATCGCCCACGGCCTCATGCGCCATCTCCAGGTCGATCGGGCGCCCGTGCGTGGCGGAGAGGATCTGGAGCTTGACCACCGCCCCTTCCAGCTCCCGCACGTTGGTCTCGATACGCTGGGCGAGGTACTGGGCGACCTCGTCGGGCATGAAGAGGCCGCGGAGCTTGGCCTTGGTCTTGAGGATGGCCATCCGCGTCTCGTAGCAGGGCTGGTCGATCTTGGTGACCAGGCCCCACTTGAAGCGGCTGACGAGGCGTTCCTCGAGGTCCGGAATCTCCTCGGGCGGGGCGTCGGAGCTCAGGATGATCTGCTTGTTGGCCTGGTAGAGGGCGTTGAAGGTGTGGAAGAACTCTTCCTGGGAGCGGTCGCGCTTGGTCAGGAAGTGGATGTCGTCGATCACCAGCACGTCCACGTCGCGGAAGCGGTGGCGGAAGGCGTTCATGTCGCCGTTCTGCACGCAGTCGAAGAACTGCGTCACAAAGCCCTCGCAGGACGTGTAGTACAGCACGGCCCGCGGGTTGCTCTCGGCGATCTTCAGGCACACGGCCTGGAGGAGGTGTGTCTTGCCCAGGCCCACTCCGCCGTGGACGAAGAACGGGTTGTACGTGCGGCCCGGGTTCGCGGCGACGGCCATCGCGGCGGCGTGCGCGAGGCGGTTGGCGGGGCCGACGACGAAGTTCTCGAATGAGCAGTCGGGGTTGACGACCAGCGACTCGTAGCGGTGCGAGTCCCGCGGGGACTCTACCGGTGGTGGCGTCTTGATCTCGGGCAGCGGAGCGGGCGTGTGTGCGCCCGGCGGGGGGGCGGCGTGCGTCCCGTTGCTGCTCGTGCCGTTTACATGCGGAGGCGCCGGGCGCGCCGGCTCGGCCTTCTTGGGCGGCGCGGGTGGGCGAACGATCTCGTCGTCGGGGCCCAGGAAGCGGATGGCGAGCAGGCGCCCGGTGGCGGAGCGGGCCGCGTCGTTGAACGGCTCGGCGCACTGCTTCTTGAGGTAGTCGCGGTGGAGCGCGGAGCGGGCGCGCAGCTGGAACGACCCGCCGCCGATGCCGACGGGCTCGAGCTCCTCGAACCATTGACGGCAGAGGGTCGGGTAGTTGGCACGGAGGTGCGCCAGCATGGCGTCCCAGATCTGGCGATCAGGGTCCATCGTCATCGTCTCTCACACCCTTCCAGTGGCCCCGGCGTGGGGGTCCACCGATGCACGTCACCCAGGAATATGAACGTCCCACGAACCGCGTTTCTGCCCTGAAAACGCCACTCGCTACCGCGAGTCCACCGGCGCTCCACAGCAGGACGGGAACGTACTTCGCGCGTGGAGTGGTGTCAAACCCTGCGCGTTTTTTTTGAGCCCTTGACGCGCGAGGCGGAGTGCGGCTAAGTGGCGCGGGGTGGTGATCAGAAAATTGTGCGAACACGTCACGGGAAGTGTCAGGAGTGCGTCGGCGCGTGCGCGCTCGCGTACCTGGTGTCGTGTGTCATCGGTCGCGAACGCGGCCGCGGAGTGTTGCCACCGGTGAAGCGAGTCTTCGAGCTCAACCGGTGGTGTGCGGCTCTCAAGTTCATCCGCCCCGTTGGGGCGGCGGAGTGCTGCGAGCCGTCCACGGGTTCCGCTCGGTCGCGGCGACCTCGCTCCACCCGTGGCAACACTCAGCGGCCCCGTTCGGGGCCGGAAGCTTCGATACTCCACTCTGCTGACGACCTGACAAAAGGACGAGAGGCCCTACGCCTCCGCCCGCTCGTGCTTCTCGAGCTTCACGCCCGCGGCGGCGAGCTGGGCCTCGTAGCGCGCGCGGTTGGCCTTGTAGTCCATCAGGAAAAGCACCTTCTCGGCCATCTTGGGCCCGGCGACCTCGGCGATGCGGCGGCGGGCGTACTGCATGTCGGTGCGGCGCGAGACGTGGATCAGCACCATGTACTGGCACTCGAGGATGCGGAGCCACTCGGCCACGTCGTCCAGGTGCATGTGCATGCCGACCTTGGCCCGCTCCTTGTGGTCGGGCTCGAAGAACGTGCACTCGCTGATCACGATCTGGGCCTTGCGCACGTCCTCGCGCAGCAGGTGCGGGCCGGGCGAGGTGTCGCCGGTGTAGGCGATGAGCGGGATCTCGAGGTTCCGCGTGATCTCGACGCCGCGGTCCTTGAGCTCGCGGAGCTTCTCCTGCGGCAGGTCGTGGTACTGCTCGCGGAGCTTGGTGCGCTTCTCGGTCACGGTGTAGCCGAAGCTGGGCGCGGTGTGCTCGGTCTCAAAGCCCTTGAGCACGATGTTGTTCTTGACTTCCAGCGGCTGGTCGGGCAGGAGCGGAATGAGCTCGTAGGGCGTGCGCTGCCGCTCGAGGTCGACGTAGCCGTCCATCATCCGCTTGATGGCGGGGGCGATGCGCTGGTCGCACACGATCTTGGCGGTGCCCATGCCCTGGAAGCGGCGCTGGGAGCAGAAGTACGCAAGCGAGCCGATGTGGTCCATGTGGCCGTGGCTGATGGCCAGGAACTTGGAGCTCAGCATCGCCCGCGGGCAGGAGCCGATGTCGAACCCGAGGTCAAGCTCGGGGATCTGCAGGCACGTGGTCTCGCCGGCGACGGACTCGCCGTAGAGCCGGTAGGGTGGCAGGTAGAGGAAGCCGGGCGACGCCTCACGGGGCGGGGGCTTGGGGAGCATCGGGAATCCTCCGGCCGCGCGTTGAGGGCGCGGGGGAAGTGCGGGGCAGTGGGCAAACTCAGGCGATGGTAGCCCACGGTTCGCAAGATCGGAACGAGCGGTTCACTTCCTCCTGCTCTTCTCGTGCTCCTTGAACATCTGAGCCTTGCACTTCTCAACCTCAACCTCCAGCCGGACCCTGGTCGATTCGGGGAGGTCCGGATTCTTCTGAAGGAAGGCCTTGCGCGAGGACCACTCCTTCATTGCCTTATTACGATCAAGCACAGCGATCGCCTCGTCGGTGATTGGTGAAGGGATGGCGCTGGACTTCTTCGGTTCTGCCACCGGCGCCGGCACCGGCTGCGGCGCGGCCTCTGGCGGCTTGACGCCGTAGATCTCGCTCAGCAGCAGCAGCTTCTGCCGGTCGTCCAGGGCGCCGAACACCTTCTGGAAGAACTCGCGCCGCTGCGTCACCGTGGGCCGGCCTTCGGTCGTCATCTGATACTCGGCGGTGAGGCCCTGGACCGTCGCCTCCTGCTCGGGCGTGACGCCCGCCTTGGTGAGCATCGCGCTGAGCTGCCCCTCCTTCGCGGCGATGTGACGGTCGTAGCTGCGGCGGACCTCGACACCAAAGGCGAGCATCGCCTCCATGCCGCGGATCTGCGACATCCGCTTCTGCTCGTCCTTTTCTTTAGAGGTGCGGAAGGTGGCCTCGTTCTGCAGCTGGATGGCGGTGCGGTAGTCGCTGGCGAGGCGGCGCACGGTCGCGGCCTTCTCCGGCGCGATGAGCTTCTCGATCTGCTGCATCAGCGAGCCGTGCTCCTTGTTGTACGCCTCCAGGCTCTTGCCCGCCTGCTTCTGGAGCTCGACGAGCGCCTGCATGCGCTCCTGGTTGGTGTCGTCCTTGCGGAAGCCCTGGGACTTGAGCAGCGTGCCGATGTTGGCCGAGACAGCCTTGTCGATGATGGCGCCGCGCTCGGCGAGGGCCTTGTCGACCGCGGCCTTCTCCTTTTCGTCGAGCTTCACAAGCTCGAGGGCCGCCTCCTCGGGCGTGGTCTCCAGGCGCACCACCATGCCGGTCGCGGGGTCCTGGCGGATGAGGGTTTGCGGCTGCTCCGGCTGCGCGGCGGGGGCCGGTGCTGCATCCGGGGCGACCATCTGCGCGTGGGCGGCGCCCGCGGCGAGAACGAGGGCGAGAACGGCGGTGCGCATCAGCATGGGCGGGGCTCCTCTGGGATCGAGGATCGTAGGAAACAGGAGGCCTGAGCGTCAGAGAGGGCTTGTCCCGCCGCGGGTAGCAATGACACCAGAGCAGCACGGATGGCCGCGAGGCGAGCCCATCCCCTCCGTCACGGTCGGGGTTCCTGCTGCTGCTCTACACTCGGCCCATGGACAAGGCTTCACTCGCCAGGCAGATCGCCGAGATTGCGGTGCTCCGCGGCACGTTCACGCTCCGCTCGGGCAAGACCTCGAACTACTACC includes the following:
- the mutM gene encoding bifunctional DNA-formamidopyrimidine glycosylase/DNA-(apurinic or apyrimidinic site) lyase is translated as MPELPEVERVRRTLEPHLVGRRLARGVLHRADICHSYQRTAKGITEKDTTPSDLLAGDTVHSLLRHGKQLAIIGESRRCITVHLGMSGQLLWRPKGTELPATHVHAQWLVEARKGQPTGTLVFRDPRRFGGLWTFDSLASLREARWSKLGPDALEVTANHLIEALNRSKRPIKAALLDQEVIAGVGNIYADEALFLAGIKPQRLARRVKPEEHRRLVPALRTVLERSIASGGSTLRDYVDAEGRKGTAQQTHAVYGRGGEPCPQCGRTLRQGVVGGRTTVWCSRCQK
- the dnaA gene encoding chromosomal replication initiator protein DnaA, translated to MDPDRQIWDAMLAHLRANYPTLCRQWFEELEPVGIGGGSFQLRARSALHRDYLKKQCAEPFNDAARSATGRLLAIRFLGPDDEIVRPPAPPKKAEPARPAPPHVNGTSSNGTHAAPPPGAHTPAPLPEIKTPPPVESPRDSHRYESLVVNPDCSFENFVVGPANRLAHAAAMAVAANPGRTYNPFFVHGGVGLGKTHLLQAVCLKIAESNPRAVLYYTSCEGFVTQFFDCVQNGDMNAFRHRFRDVDVLVIDDIHFLTKRDRSQEEFFHTFNALYQANKQIILSSDAPPEEIPDLEERLVSRFKWGLVTKIDQPCYETRMAILKTKAKLRGLFMPDEVAQYLAQRIETNVRELEGAVVKLQILSATHGRPIDLEMAHEAVGDQAPAIVGEPTIQNIISAVTEFYSIRLADLQGKHRQRSIALPRQVCMYLSRRCTRHSLEEIGGFFGGRDHTTVMHAIRTVDTKRGGDADFDLVVRSLEEKVRNPRGAQAG
- a CDS encoding MBL fold metallo-hydrolase produces the protein MLPKPPPREASPGFLYLPPYRLYGESVAGETTCLQIPELDLGFDIGSCPRAMLSSKFLAISHGHMDHIGSLAYFCSQRRFQGMGTAKIVCDQRIAPAIKRMMDGYVDLERQRTPYELIPLLPDQPLEVKNNIVLKGFETEHTAPSFGYTVTEKRTKLREQYHDLPQEKLRELKDRGVEITRNLEIPLIAYTGDTSPGPHLLREDVRKAQIVISECTFFEPDHKERAKVGMHMHLDDVAEWLRILECQYMVLIHVSRRTDMQYARRRIAEVAGPKMAEKVLFLMDYKANRARYEAQLAAAGVKLEKHERAEA